A region from the Ctenopharyngodon idella isolate HZGC_01 chromosome 13, HZGC01, whole genome shotgun sequence genome encodes:
- the nkx6.2 gene encoding homeobox protein Nkx-6.2 — MSCQVVGTKLCRALLYFVCLLLFGGSSCGSRAPMLAVGQMDTNRQSAFVLGSTPLAALHNMTEMKTSLFPYTLQNPAGFKAHSLGNLNSQIPLGTPHGISDILGRPITTAGQLLSGFPRINGLATSAGMYFNPAAVSRYPKPLTELPGRAPIFWPGMMQGSPWRDPRVPCPAQANMMLDKDGKKKHSRPTFSGQQIFALEKTFEQTKYLAGPERARLAYSLGMTESQVKVWFQNRRTKWRKRHAAEMATAKKKHDSETEKMKESSENEEDDEYNKPLDPNSDDEKITRLLKKHKTSNLSLISPCSNSSDTL, encoded by the exons ATGAGTTGTCAAGTTGTGGGCACTAAACTTTGTCGTGCACTGTTGTACTTTGTATGTCTGTTGTTGTTTGGCGGTTCATCCTGTGGTTCACGCGCACCAATGTTAGCTGTCGGGCAGATGGATACTAACCGGCAGAGTGCGTTCGTTCTGGGCAGCACTCCACTGGCTGCGCTGCACAACATGACCGAGATGAAGACCTCTTTATTCCCGTACACCCTGCAGAACCCCGCGGGCTTCAAGGCTCACTCCCTCGGCAACCTGAACTCTCAGATTCCCCTCGGAACGCCGCATGGAATAAGCGATATCTTGGGGAGACCCATCACCACCGCCGGACAGCTGCTCTCGGGCTTTCCCAGGATCAACGGGTTGGCCACATCAGCTGGGATGTACTTCAACCCGGCGGCCGTGTCTCGGTATCCCAAACCCCTGACGGAGTTGCCCGGTAGGGCGCCCATATTCTGGCCGGGAATGATGCAAGGTTCACCCTGGCGAGACCCGCGGGTTCCCTGTCCGG CCCAGGCGAATATGATGCTGGACAAGGATGGCAAGAAGAAACATTCCAGACCAACTTTTTCAGGACAGCAGATTTTCGCGCTGGAGAAAACCTTCGAACAGACCAAATATCTGGCCGGTCCAGAGAGAGCAAGACTCGCATATTCTCTGGGAATGACCGAAAGTCAAGTCAAG gtttGGTTTCAGAACAGAAGAACCAAATGGCGGAAGAGACACGCGGCTGAAATGGCCACGGCTAAAAAGAAACACGATTCAGAGACGGAGAAAATGAAGGAAAGCTCGGAAAACGAGGAGGATGATGAATATAACAAACCTCTGGACCCGAACTCCGACGACGAGAAAATCACAAGACTGTTGAAAAAGCACAAGACGAGTAACCTGTCCCTCATCAGCCCGTGCAGTAACAGCTCGGACACTTTGTGA